The nucleotide sequence CCTTTTCTGCGTACAATTTTGCAATCAGCACTTCTTTTTTTGATAGATGCTCTAACCTTCATTTTGTTATTTTTAATATCTAAAAGTTATTCTCCCTTTAGTCAAGTCATAAGGAGAGAGTTCGAGTCTTACCTTGTCTCCAGGTAAGAGTTTTATATAATGCATTCTCATTTTACCAGAAATATGGGCAATTAATACATGCCCATTCTCTAGCTCTACGCGGAACTGTGCGTTGGAAAGTGCTTCCGTTATCACACCGTCTTGTTCTATATGTTTCTGTTTAGCCATTTATCCTATTAATAGTTTGATGATCTTGATAATTTAGATTGCATCAACCCATCATAATGATGGTTCAGCAGATATGTATTGATTTGTTGAACGGTATCTAAGATAACTCCAACCATAATCAATAACGATGTACCACCGAAAAACAGGGCAAATCTATCTGTCTGAACAAACGCTCCGTGCACTATTGCCGGAAGGACTGCAAAGATAGATAAAAAAATCGCACCTGGCAAGGTTATCTTAGATAAAATATCATCTAGATAATCAGCCGTTTCTTTCCCTGGTCTCACCTTTGGTATCAATCCACCATTTCGTTTGAGATCATCAGCCATCTGATTCACCGGAATGGTAATCGCCGTATAGAAAAATGAGAAAATTATAATCAATAATGCAAACAATACATTGTACTGCCAGCTGAATACATTTTTGAATCCTGCCAAAAAGGTGTTAGATTCATCTACTTTAGTAAGCAATCCTGGAACGAACATCAGTGCTTGAGCAAAGATGATCGGCATTACTCCAGCGGCATTTACTTTTAATGGAATCCATTGTCTAGCTCCTTCCATCAGATTTCTGCTTACTCCGCCTCTAGCCTGAGCTCTGCTAACATACTGAATCGGAATTTTTCTAACTGCAACAGAAAGAATAATTGCCAACAATACAACCAATAACCAGAATATGATCTCAACTAGAATCATAATGCTTCCTAGTCCTCCTTTACCATTCTGTGTAAGCACTTCTTGGTAAAAAGCTGTAGGAAGGTCCGCAAGGATACCCACCATGATCAGAATTGAAATACCGTTACCAATACCTTTATCTGTAATTTTTTCTCCAAGCCACATTGCAAATACGGATCCCGCTACCAGGATCACAATACTTGGAAGCCAGAACATAATGGACGCTGGGTCTATATAATATGCTGACTGAAATTGCGAATAAGGCAAAAAATATTGAGTTACAGATGTAAGATAAGATGGTGCCTGTACAAGACAAACCCCAATTGTTAACCATCTTGTTATTTGGTTCAAAGTGTTTCTCCCACTTTCTCCGTCTTTCTGCAACTTCTGAAGATATGGAATAGCCATTCCCATCAGCTGTACGATAATAGAGGCAGAAATATATGGCATAATTCCTAGTGCCATAATGGAAGCTCGGCTAAATGCTCCACCAGTGAAAGAAGACAATAAACCCAAAAGGCCGGCTCCTTGTTGGTTCCCGCCTTGGTTTTTGTAATGCTGTAGTAAGTTTCCTACTTCTGCCATATTAATAGCAGGAAGAGAAACATAAGATGCGAATCTATACACAAGGACCAAAGTGAGTGTCAAGATAATTTTATCTCTAAGCTCTTTCAGACTCCAAATGTTTTTTAGTGTTTGTATAAATTCTTTCATTAGTGATTAATTAAAGAGTAATTGCTTTACCTCCAGCCTTATTGATTGCTTCCTCAGCAGACTTAGTAAATTTATCGGCAGAGATTGAAACACCAGCTTTCAAATCACCTCTTCCTAGTATTTTTACTAATTCATTTTTAGAAGCTAGACCGTTTTCTACTAATACATCTCTAGTGATATCACCAGTGATATTTTTAGTATCGATCAAAGTTTGAATCGTATCAAGGTTGATTGCTCTAAACTCTTTTCTATTAATGTTTTTGAAACCAAATTTAGGTAATCTTCTTTGCAAAGGCATCTGTCCACCTTCAAAACCGATTTTCTGAGAATAACCAGCTCTCGCTTTTTGACCCTTATGTCCTTTTGTCGAAGTACCACCTTTACCGCTACCTTGTCCTCTACCAATTCTTTTTGAATTGTGAGTAGAACCTGTTGCTGGTTGTATATTATTTAAATTCATTGTTGTATTGAAATTATAGATTAAAAGATAAGAGATAAGAGACCTAAAAAGAGTCTCTTTTCTCTTTGTCTATTGTTCTTATTTTTGAACTTCCAGTAAGTGACTTACAGAAGCAATCATACCTAAGATAGATGGTGTTGCTTCGTGTTCTACAACTTGCTGAAGTCTTTTGAAACCTAGTGCTTCCAGTGTTCTTTTCTGAGTTTTAGAACGATTAATAGCACTTCTAACTAATTTTACTTTGATTGTTGCCATTGTTATAATGATTAACCGTTAAACACTTTACTTAAAGAAACTCCTCTCATTCTTGCAATCTCTTCTGGTCTTCTGATATCCAATAATGCGTTGAAAGTTGCCTTTACAACATTGTGAGGGTTAGAAGAACCTTTAGATTTTGACAATACATCGTGTACCCCTGCAGACTCCAGTACCGCTCTTACAGCACCACCAGCGATAAGTCCTGTACCGTGAGACGCTGGTCTCAAGAAGATATCAGCACCACCGTATCTAGCAGAAGTCTGGTGAGGAATAGTATGATTGATTACAGGAACTTTTACCAAGTTTTTCTTAGCATCCTCTACAGCCTTAGCAATAGCAGAAGCAACTTCCTTAGATTTTCCAAGTCCGTAACCGATAACACCATCTTCGTTTCCTACAACTACAATTGCAGAAAAACCAAATGCTCTACCACCTTTTGTTACTTTAGTTACTCTATTTACAGCAACCAGACGATCTTTCAATTCTAATCCTCCAGGTTTTACTCTTTCTATATTACTATCTAACATATGTTCTGAAATTAAAAATTAGAATTTAAGACCTGCTTCTCTAGCACCGTCAGCAAGAGCTTTTACTCTACCATGATACACGAAACCATTTCTATCAAATACAACATTCTCGATTCCTGCTGCAAGAGCTTTAGCTGCAATAGCTTTACCAACTGCTTCAGAAACCTCGGTTTTAGTTCCTTTAGCATCTACACCTTTCTCTCTGGAAGACGCAGACACTAATGTTTTACCTTCTTTATCATCTACTAACTGAGCGTAGATCTCTTTATTACTTTTGAATACAGACAATCTTGGTAATTCTGCAGATCCGGAGATCTTTCCTCTTACTCTTCTTTTGATTCTGATTCGTTTTTCAACTTTTGTTAATGCCATTTTCTTAAATTTTATGCAGATTTACCGGCTTTTCTTCTGATGATTTCACCCACGAATTTCACACCTTTTCCTTTATATGGCTCAGGTTTTCTGAAAGATCTGATCTTTGCAGCCACCATTCCAAGAAGTTGATTATCGTAAGAAGATAATGTAATGATAGGATTCTTACCTTTTTCAGTCAATGTATCTAGAGTAACCTCTTTCGGTAATTCTAGTACAATAGCGTGCGAGAAACCTAGAGCAAGTTCTAATCTCTGTCCATTGTGAGATGCTCTGTATCCAACCCCTACTAATTCTAATTGCTTAGTAAATCCTGTAGAAGTACCAACAATCATATTGTTGACAAGCGCTCTGTATAAACCGTGTAGCGCTTTATGTTCTTTTGAGTCTGAAGGACGAGTGAATGTAAGCACACCGTCTTCTTGTGAGAAGCTGATTCCTCCTGTAAGCTCCTGAGATAATTCTCCTTTAGGACCTTTAACTGTTACAACGTTATCTTTTTGAGAAACTGTAATACCAGCAGGAACTTCTATAATTGCTTTACCAATTCTTGACATTTTCCTTGTTTTAAAAAATTAATATACGTAGCAAATTACTTCGCCTCCCACTTTCTCTTGTCTGGCTTTCTTATCAGTCATCACACCTTTAGAAGTAGAGATGATTGCTACGCCTAGTCCGTTTAGTACTCTTGGAAGTTCTTCAGAACCTTTGTACTGACGAAGACCTGGTCTAGAAGCTCTTTGAATAGACTTGATAGCAGGTTTGTTTGTTTGCTTATCATACTTCAAAGCGATCTTGATACTTCCCTGAACCGCATTATCCTCAAACTTATAGTTTAGGATATAACCTTGGTCGAAAAGAATCTTAGTGATCTCTTTTTTGATTTTCGATGCAGGAATTTCCACCACTTTGTGGCCTGCGCTTTGTGCGTTCCTTACTCTTGTTAGGAAATCTGAAATTGGATCTGTTACCATTTCTTTATTTTAAATTATTGGTTAATGACAACCAGTATTGAAAAGACTTGAAGATTAAAAACTTATAGATTTCGAATGTTTCTCCATCTTACATTTCACCTTCAGTATCTAAACAACTTAATTGTCACTTTGATTTATTAATCTATTTAATAAATATTTTCTAAACGAAAATTAATCTCCCAGAAAAAAAATTTTCTAAGCGGATGCAAAAGTACAAAAAAAAATAAAAAGATTTATTTTTTTATTTTGCATGTCATTCGGCCTAATTTTGTCCTCTATTTATTAAAATACAGCTGACTTATAAAAATATAGAAGTCAGCTGTAAAAATTTTAATTGCTTACCAACTTGCTTTTTTAACACCTGGGATAAGACCGTTGTTTGCCATTTCACGGAAAGTTACTCTGGAGATACCAAACGTTCTCATATATCCTCTTGGTCTTCCTGTTAGTTTACATCTGTTGTGAAGTCTCACAGGAGATGCATTTTTCGGAAGTTTTTGCAATGCTTCGTAATCTCCGGCTTCTTTAAGAGCCTTTCTTTTCTCAGCATATTTAGCTACAGTAGCTTCTCTTTTGCGCTCACGCGCTTTCATTGATTCTTTAGCCATTTCTTAGTTCTTTTTGAAAGGTAAACCGAAGTGAGTTAATAGTGCCTTAGCTTCTTTGTCAGTTTTCGCAGATGTTACGAAAGTAATGTCCATCCCTTGGATTTTCTTCACTTTGTCAATAACAATCTCCGGGAAGATAATCTGCTCAGTAATACCTAAGTTATAATTACCTCTACCATCGAAACCGTCTGCTTTGATTCCAGAGAAATCTCTAATTCTTGGAAGTGCAGAAGAAGTTAATCTATCTAAGAACTCATACATTTTATCAGCTCTTAGAGTTACTCTTGCTCCTACTGGCATTCCCTTTCTCAATTTGAAGGCAGCCTCATCTTTTTTAGACAAAGTACCAACAGCTTTTTGACCGGTAATTGCTGTAAGTTCTTCTACTGCATAGTCTACAATCTTCTTGTCGGCTGTAGCAGCACCCAAACCTTGTGATACAACGATTTTTTCTAATTTAGGCACTTGCATTACGCTTTTGTACCCAAATTCTTCCATCATTGCCGGAACAATTTTTTCTTTATATTGTTGTTTTGGTCTTACTATATATTCCATTGTAATTTTAATTATAAAGTTTCACCAGTTGTTTTTGCAACTCTCACTTTTTTATCACCTTCTACTTTGTATCCAGCTTTTGTAGCTTTTCCGCTTTTATCAACCAATGATACGTTTGAAATATGTAGTGAAGCCTCTTTCTCAACGATTCCACCTTGAGGATTTTGAGCAGATGGCTTAGTATGTTTCTTAACAATATTAATACCTGCAACAATAACTCTAGGATCTTTACCTTCTTTTCTGATTACCTCAAGAACTTCACCTTTACTTCCTTTATTTTTTCCGGTAGTAACGATTACGTTGTCTCCTCTTTTTATTTTAACTTTTGTCATTTTCTTAAAATTTTAAAATTAAAGTACTTCAGGAGCTAATGAAATCACTTTCATATATTCTTTGTCTCTCAACTCACGGGCAACCGGTCCGAAAACACGTGTTCCTCTCATTTCTCCAGCAGCGTTTAGTAATACGCAAGCATTGTCTTCGAATTTGATGTAAGATCCATCTTTTCTTCTAACTGCTTTTTTAGTTCTTACAACTACCGCTTTCGATACTTGACCTTTTTTAGCATTACCTGATGGTGTAGAATCTTTGATAGTAACAACGATTTTATCACCAACTGAAGCATATCTTCTTCTGGTTCCTCCCAGAACTCTGATCACCAATACTTCTTTAGCACCTGTGTTATCAGCAACTTTTAATCTTGATTCTGTTTGTAACATTATTACTTAGCTTTTTCTATGATTCTTACTAATCTCCATCTCTTGTTCTTGCTCAAAGGTCTAGTTTCTGTAATCAAAACTGTATCTCCTTCGTTGCACTCATTGTTCTCATCGTGTGCAGTATATTTTTTCGTTTTTAAAACGAACTTACCGTACATTGGGTGCTTTACTCTCGTAGTTTCGCTAACAACAATAGTTTTTTCCATTTTATTGCTGGAAACTACCCCGATTCTTTCTTTTCTTAAATTTCTTTCCATTGTAAAAAGGAATATTATTGTTTGTTAGTTAACTCTGTATTTAGTCTTGCGATTGTTTTTCTCAAATCTCTGATCTGAATCGGATTCTCAACAGGGCTGATTCTGTGTGCTAATTTCATTTTAGAGTAATTAGCTTTAGCATCTGCCAGTTGAACTTTGATATCCTCTACGCTTAGATTCTTGATGTCAGCTTTTTTCATTATAATAGAGATTAAAGAGGTTTAACAAAATCGTTTGCAACTATGAATTTGGTAACTACCGGCAATTTTTGCGCAGCAAGTCTAAGAGCTTCTTTCGCTACTTCGTAAGGCACTCCACCAATTTCGAACATAATTTTACCAGGTTTTACTACGGCTACCCAATATTCTACAGCACCTTTACCTTTACCCATCCTTACTTCGGCTGGTTTCTTAGTAATCGGCTTATCCGGGAATATTTTGATCCATAGCTGACCTTCTCTTTTCATATATCTTGTAGCCGCGATACGCGCTGCTTCAATCTGTCTTGCAGTGATCCAAGCACCTTCAGTCGCTTTGATCCCGAAAGTTCCGTAAGCAAGTTGATTACCTCTCTGGGCAATCCCCTTCATTTTCATCTTATGAACTCTACGGAATTTGGTTCTTTTTGGTTGTAACATAATTTCTTAAATTTTAGATTTTAGAATTTAGATTTTAAAAAAGTAACGGTCATTTAAAAACTATCCTCTAAAATTTTATTAATTATTTCTTCTTGGTTTTCTGTCTCCTCTTTCTCCTCTCTCGCCTCTTTCTCTACCGCCAGCAGGTGCTTTTTTCTGTTGTCCTACAAGTGGTGTAAGTTCTCTTTTACCGTAAACTTCACCTTTCATAATCCAAACTTTCACACCAAGCTTACCGTATTGAGTTAATGCTTCACCGATATGATAATCGATATCTGCACGGAAAGTGGACAAAGGAATTCTTCCTTCTTTGAAAGACTCTGATCTCGCCATCTCTGCTCCGTTCAATCTTCCGGAGATCATCACTTTGATACCTTCTGCACCCATTCTCATTGTGCTTGCTATTGCCATCTTAACAGCTCTTCTGTAAGAGATTCTGTTTTCGATTTGTTTAGCAATACTGTCAGCAACTAAAACAGCGTCAAGCTCAGGTCTTTTGATTTCGAAGATGTTGATCTGAATATCCTTTCCAGTCAATTTTTTCAATTCTTCTTTCAATTTATCAACTTCCTGACCGCCTTTTCCGATGATTAAACCTGGTCTTGCAGTAGTGATAGTTACTGTTACTAATTTTAGTGTTCTTTCAATATAAATTTTTGAAATACCACCTTTAGATAATCTTGCTTCAAGGTATCTTCTGATTTTGTAGTCTTCAGCGATTTTATCACCGTAGTTTTTTCCACCGAACCAGTTCGAATCCCATCCTCTGATGATACCTAATCTGTTACCAATTGGATTTGTCTTCTGTCCCATACCTTGAATTAATTTTTAGTACCTAAAATTAGTGTAATGTGGTTTGATCTTTTTCTGATTCTGTAACCTCTACCTTGTGGGGCAGGTCTTAGTCTCTTCAATTGTCTTGCACTGTCTACAAATATTTCTTTAACGATAAGGTTAGCCTCCTCGATGTCAGCACCTTCGTTTTTAGCTTGCCAGTTTGCAATAGCAGAAAGCAATACTTTTTCTAATTTGTTAGATGCATCTTTCTTAGAGTATTTTAGGATATATAAAGCTTTATCAACTTCTACCCCTCTAATGATGTCAGCAACTAATCTCATTTTTCTTGGAGAAGACGGACAGTCGTTATGTAACGCTTTTGCCACATCTTGGTTTGCTATTTTACGTGCTAAAGCACTTTCTCTTTTTCTTGATCCCATGATTATCTACCTCCTTTATTTTTGTTACCACCGTGACCTCTGAAAGATCTAGTCGGAGAAAATTCGCCTAACTTATGACCAACCATGTTTTCTGTTACATATACAGGGATAAAAGACTTCCCATTGTGAACAGCGATAGTTTGCCCTACGAAGTCTGGAGAAATCATAGATGCTCTAGACCAAGTTTTGATAACAGTCTTCTTACCAGACTCAACGTTTGCCTGAACCTTCTTATCTAAAGTATGATGAATGAATGGTCCTTTTTTAAGTGATCTTGCCATAATTATTTTCTTTTAGATACGATGTAACGGTTAGACACTTTGTTTTTCTTTCTAGTCTTGTAACCTTTAGCCGGCATACCGTTTCTAGATCTTGGGTGACCTCCAGAAGAACGTCCTTCACCACCACCCATTGGGTGATCTACAGGGTTCATTACTACCGGTCTTGTTCTTGGTCTTCTACCTAACCATCTACTTCTACCAGCCTTACCTGATACTGTAAGCTGATGATCTGAGTTAGAAACCGATCCAACCATTGCCATACATTCAGTAAGGATCATTCTGGATTCTCCTGAAGGCAATTTGATGATTGCATATTTTCCGTCTCTTGAGGTCAATTGAGCTGAAGAACCAGCACTTCTTGCCAAGATTGCACCTTGTCCAGGCTTCATCTCTACACAAGAAATTACAGTACCCAATGGAATGTTTTTCAATTTCATTGCGTTACCTACATTTGGCTCTACGCTTTCTCCTGAAACGATTTTCTGATCTACTTTGATCCCGTTTGGAGCGATGATGTATCTCTTTTCTCCGTCTGCGTACTCAACTAATGCGATGAATGCAGTTCTGTTTGGATCATACTCTACAGTTTTTACCGTAGCTTCAACGTTGAATTTGTTTCTCTTGAAGTCGATAATTCTGTATTTCTTTTTGTGTCCACCGCCGGTGTAACGCATGGTCATTTTACCAGTTTGGTTACGTCCACCTGACTTTTTAATACCAACTGTCAGAGATTTCTCTGGCTTGTTAGTAGTAATTTCCTCAAAGTTGTTTACAACTCTGAATCTCTGTCCCGGGGTGATAGGTTTTAATTTTCTAACAGACATTACTATTATTTATAATTAATTAATTAGTTGCGAAAATATCAATAACTTCTCCAGCAGCCAATGTTACAACTGCTTTCTTCAATTTGTTAGTTTTCCCAACTTGAAGTCCTTTTTTCGTGTATTTAGAAGAAACTTTAGGCGCATAAATCATGGTTCTAACGTCCGCTACTTTTACACCATAAGCTGCCTCTATAGCACCTTTAATCTGGATCTTGTTAGCTTTTGGAGCTACCAAGAAAGAATAAGCACCTCTTAAATCTGTAAGATAGTTTGCTTTTTCTGAAATAATTGGTTTAATAATAAGTGACATGATTTATTTCTTTAAGTTGTCCTGAAATTTTTCTACTGCACCTTCTAAGAAGATAATCTCACCTGCGTTGATCAAATCATAAGAAGAAATCTCGTTATAATTCAAAACTCTCGTTTTAGGTAAGTTTCTTGAAGATAAATATACATTCTTGTTAGCTTCAGGAAGCACGAATAATGATTTTTTACCCGTAAGTGTTAAAGCATCCAACAATGTGATGAATTCTTTAGTCTTAGGCGCATCAAAACTCAAGTTTTCTAAAACTCTGATGCTGTTATCTCTCATTTTTTGAGAAAGAACAGATTTTTTAGCCAATCTCTTAAGCGCTTTGTTCAATTTGAATCTGTAGTCTCTTGGTTTTGGACCAAAAACTCTACCTCCACCTTTGAAAGTTGGCGACTTGATATCACCATATCTCGCAGATCCTGAACCTTTTTGCTTTTTAAGCTTTCTTGTAGAAGCAGTAATTTCGCTTCTTTCTTTTGATTTATGAGTTCCTTGTCTTTGTGCAGCAAGGTACTGCTTCACTTCTAAGTAAACCGCATGCTGATTTGGCTCAATTCCGAATACAGATTCGTCTAGAGTTACTTTTCTTCCGGTCTCTTTTCCTGATGTATTTAATACTACTAGTTCCATTTCTTGATAATTACATAAGAATTTTTAGCTCCCGGAACAGCACCTTTTACTACTAAAAGATTTTGTTCTTGATCCACTTTTAACACTTGAAGGTTTTGTACAGTTACCTGCTTACCTCCCATTCTTCCAGCCATTCTCATCCCTTTGAATACTCTTGAAGGGTCTGATCCAGCACCGATAGAACCTGGAGCTCTAAGTCTGTTGTGCTGACCATGAGTTGCCTGCATTACACCTCCAAATCCGTGTCTTTTAACAACACCTTGGAAACCTTTACCTTTAGAAGTACCTGTTACATCCACATACTCTCCTTCTGCAAACATGTTCACTTCCACTAAATCTCCCGTCTTAACATCGTGCTCGAATGCATTTCTGAATTCTACGATCTTAGCTTTAGGAGTTGAACCAGCCTTTTTGAAATGACCAGCTAACGCTTTACCAACGTTCTTCTCACTCTTGTCATCGAAACCCAGTTGTACAGCAACGTATCCGTCAACTTCTTCGGTTCTGACCTGTAAAACCGAGCATGGACCAGCTTGAATAACTGTACAAGGAATATTCTTTCCTTCTTCGTTAAACAAAGATGTCATACCGATTTTTTTACCAATAATACCTGACATTATTTATATATATATCTATTATATTTTAATTCAGCATTTTAGCGGTTTCCGTGATATCTATGTCTGAAATAGGCATACTGCTTCCGTAAAATGAGTGTGCAAATTTATGTATAATTTTCAAACTGACAAACAATTACAGTAAAATATTTTGATTTTTAACGTTTTAGCTCCATTCATGGATTTTTTACGATTTTTACAAACTGAATTTCTACATTTGATTATGAAAAGAATAATTTCAATTTTTATTCTCATCTTATTTTTTAGCTGTAATAAACATGGGCAACACGCTCACGGATTTTACTTTTGGAAATCTAAATTATCCCTAAAAGATTCAGAAAAAAACATATTAGAAAAATCAACAGTAACAAATTTATACGTCCGGTTTTTCGATGTTGATAAAATAGGTGACAAATTTCAGCCAATCGGCGTTATCTCAAAATCGGAAAATTTCAGCAGTTCGAAACTAATTGTTCCGGTCATTTTTATTACAAACAGAACATTTCTTTACATCAAAGATTCTGAAGTTGATTTTCTCGCCAAAAGCATTCATGAACTCATCGTAAGGAAAACAAAAGAACTAAATTTCAGAGATATTTCGGAAATCCAGATCGACTGTGATTGGACTGCTGGAACAAAAGATGATTATTTTAGATTTCTCGAAAAACTTAAAGGGCTTTCCCATAAAGAAATTACGTCCACATTACGACTTCATCAAGTGAAAGATAAGAGTAAAATGGGAATTCCGCCAGTAAGCAAAGTTTATCTGATGTGTTACTCTACATCTTCGCCATTAGAAAACTCGGATAAAAATTCGATCCTGGACATTGAGACTCTGAAAAACTATCTCTCAGATGTTGAAAATTATCCTATAAAAAAAATAAATATCGCCTTGCCCATTTACTCTTGGGGAATAGTGACCAACCATCTTGGGAAACACAAACTGATTAATGCAATTGCTGCAAAAGATCTCAATCATAAGGATTTAGAAAAAATTTCTAACAATGAAGCCGTTGTAAAGAAAGATGGTTTCTTTTTTGGTTATTATCTTAATAAAGGTTTCAAGATAAAAGTGGAACAAATCCCGGAGAAAACCCTGGATGAAGCCGTGGTTTTTCTCAATCAGAAAATTCCTAAATTTAACATCATTTATTATCAATTGGATGAAAGGTTCATCAAAAACAGAAAATTCGCCCTTTAGAAAAAAACTTAAACTATGAAAAAATTCTTTTTAAGCTTTGTTCTTGCTTCTGCGTTTTTCAATCAATCAAAAGCTTGTGCGTGGTACGATCCGGATTATGATTACTTCAATCTTTTTACACAAAACATCATCCGGGATAAGTCGCTAACGCCATTTTTGCTGACATATTCATCAAGATTTTACGAAGACGAAAAAGCTGTAATTCCTAACGAAAATATAGAAAGCTGGCAAAAATACTTCGGGAATCAGTTCAATTACCGTGAAACAGAATATTTGGTAAATCACCTATCTTTGCAGGCACTGAACGCAATCAAGACCGGGAAAACTTCTTCTGAACCAATATTAGCCAAACTTGGAAATTCTTTCTACAACAAATACAAGGAAGGCATTGATTATCTCATTGAGGCCAAATATCTGGAGCCTTATATGCGAATCAGCTATGTGGAAAGTCCGGATTCTTTCTACTACCGTTCCGAAACGGATAATAAGAATGCGACTAATCTTGATTATGACAAAACAGTCGCCGCACTGAACTCGCTTTATAATTCAGCAAGAAATCCTGATATTAAATTGCGTTACGGATATCAACTAGTGCGATTTAATCATTACACCAGACATTTTGAGGAATCTATCAATGCTTTTAAAAAATATGTCGAACCACTAAATATCAAATCTGCTCCTTATTATCTCGCCTTGGATCAATTTGCCGGTGCCGAACGTGGTCTTGGCAAAAATGAAGATGCTAACTGGCATTTTTTTCAGGTTTTTATGAATTCAAAATCTTTGAAAAGGGATGCTTTTGTGTCGATGAAACTTTCGGATAGCGCTTCTTTCAATAACATTTTGAAACGCGCTGGTAATGATAAGGAAAAAACAATGGCATATTTCCTTTTGGGCTATCAGGATTTTAATGATCCGCTC is from Epilithonimonas vandammei and encodes:
- the rplP gene encoding 50S ribosomal protein L16 gives rise to the protein MLQPKRTKFRRVHKMKMKGIAQRGNQLAYGTFGIKATEGAWITARQIEAARIAATRYMKREGQLWIKIFPDKPITKKPAEVRMGKGKGAVEYWVAVVKPGKIMFEIGGVPYEVAKEALRLAAQKLPVVTKFIVANDFVKPL
- the rpsC gene encoding 30S ribosomal protein S3; its protein translation is MGQKTNPIGNRLGIIRGWDSNWFGGKNYGDKIAEDYKIRRYLEARLSKGGISKIYIERTLKLVTVTITTARPGLIIGKGGQEVDKLKEELKKLTGKDIQINIFEIKRPELDAVLVADSIAKQIENRISYRRAVKMAIASTMRMGAEGIKVMISGRLNGAEMARSESFKEGRIPLSTFRADIDYHIGEALTQYGKLGVKVWIMKGEVYGKRELTPLVGQQKKAPAGGRERGERGERGDRKPRRNN
- the rplV gene encoding 50S ribosomal protein L22, with protein sequence MGSRKRESALARKIANQDVAKALHNDCPSSPRKMRLVADIIRGVEVDKALYILKYSKKDASNKLEKVLLSAIANWQAKNEGADIEEANLIVKEIFVDSARQLKRLRPAPQGRGYRIRKRSNHITLILGTKN
- the rpsS gene encoding 30S ribosomal protein S19; translation: MARSLKKGPFIHHTLDKKVQANVESGKKTVIKTWSRASMISPDFVGQTIAVHNGKSFIPVYVTENMVGHKLGEFSPTRSFRGHGGNKNKGGR
- the rplB gene encoding 50S ribosomal protein L2, which encodes MSVRKLKPITPGQRFRVVNNFEEITTNKPEKSLTVGIKKSGGRNQTGKMTMRYTGGGHKKKYRIIDFKRNKFNVEATVKTVEYDPNRTAFIALVEYADGEKRYIIAPNGIKVDQKIVSGESVEPNVGNAMKLKNIPLGTVISCVEMKPGQGAILARSAGSSAQLTSRDGKYAIIKLPSGESRMILTECMAMVGSVSNSDHQLTVSGKAGRSRWLGRRPRTRPVVMNPVDHPMGGGEGRSSGGHPRSRNGMPAKGYKTRKKNKVSNRYIVSKRK
- the rplW gene encoding 50S ribosomal protein L23: MSLIIKPIISEKANYLTDLRGAYSFLVAPKANKIQIKGAIEAAYGVKVADVRTMIYAPKVSSKYTKKGLQVGKTNKLKKAVVTLAAGEVIDIFATN
- the rplD gene encoding 50S ribosomal protein L4, with translation MELVVLNTSGKETGRKVTLDESVFGIEPNQHAVYLEVKQYLAAQRQGTHKSKERSEITASTRKLKKQKGSGSARYGDIKSPTFKGGGRVFGPKPRDYRFKLNKALKRLAKKSVLSQKMRDNSIRVLENLSFDAPKTKEFITLLDALTLTGKKSLFVLPEANKNVYLSSRNLPKTRVLNYNEISSYDLINAGEIIFLEGAVEKFQDNLKK
- the rplC gene encoding 50S ribosomal protein L3 yields the protein MSGIIGKKIGMTSLFNEEGKNIPCTVIQAGPCSVLQVRTEEVDGYVAVQLGFDDKSEKNVGKALAGHFKKAGSTPKAKIVEFRNAFEHDVKTGDLVEVNMFAEGEYVDVTGTSKGKGFQGVVKRHGFGGVMQATHGQHNRLRAPGSIGAGSDPSRVFKGMRMAGRMGGKQVTVQNLQVLKVDQEQNLLVVKGAVPGAKNSYVIIKKWN